One genomic window of Desulfuromonas sp. AOP6 includes the following:
- the trmFO gene encoding methylenetetrahydrofolate--tRNA-(uracil(54)-C(5))-methyltransferase (FADH(2)-oxidizing) TrmFO, translated as MDDMNRLHIIGAGLAGCEAAWQAAQQGTPVILHEMKPQRFSPAHQSPNLAELVCSNSLRGTGMNNAVGCLKEELRRCGTLFMAAADATAVPAGGALAVDREAFSATITDRITAHPLIELRREEITRLPETGTVIVASGPLTSEALSQDIARRTGADHLYFYDAIAPIIEADSIDFSQAWRASRYGKGGDDYVNCPLDETQYRAFVAALKEADKVAARDFEKMIHFEGCMPIEEMAERGEMTLAFGPMKPVGLPDPRTGREPFAVIQLRQDDRHASLYNIVGFQTKLTYPEQRRIFRTIPGLEQARFARLGSVHRNTFINAPTCLTRTLQLRQEPRIFFAGQITGVEGYVESAAMGFLAGLFAPRWTQGAPLPLPPPTTGLGALLSHLADSNPEDFQPMNVNYGLFPPLEGRKMKRADRRLAMADRALRDLDGWWTSTLPTGRENSSAPKAEHGDKPHLSGI; from the coding sequence ATGGACGACATGAATCGCCTACATATCATTGGCGCCGGCCTGGCCGGCTGCGAAGCAGCCTGGCAGGCGGCTCAACAGGGCACGCCGGTCATCCTGCACGAAATGAAGCCGCAGCGTTTTTCGCCGGCCCACCAGTCCCCCAATCTGGCCGAACTGGTCTGTTCCAACAGCCTGCGCGGCACCGGTATGAACAACGCTGTCGGCTGTCTCAAAGAGGAGCTGCGCCGCTGCGGCACCCTGTTCATGGCAGCCGCCGACGCCACCGCCGTGCCCGCCGGCGGGGCGCTCGCCGTCGACCGCGAGGCCTTCTCCGCCACCATCACCGACCGAATCACGGCCCACCCCCTCATCGAACTGCGCCGGGAGGAGATCACCCGCCTCCCCGAGACCGGCACCGTTATCGTCGCTTCCGGCCCTTTGACCTCCGAGGCGCTGTCGCAGGATATCGCCCGTCGCACCGGTGCTGACCATCTCTATTTCTACGACGCCATCGCCCCCATCATTGAGGCGGACTCCATCGATTTCAGCCAGGCCTGGCGCGCCTCGCGCTACGGCAAGGGGGGGGACGACTATGTCAACTGCCCCCTGGATGAAACCCAGTACCGCGCCTTCGTCGCCGCTCTCAAGGAGGCGGACAAGGTGGCGGCCCGGGACTTCGAAAAGATGATTCATTTCGAAGGCTGCATGCCCATCGAGGAGATGGCGGAACGCGGCGAAATGACCCTGGCTTTTGGTCCCATGAAACCTGTCGGCCTGCCCGATCCTCGCACCGGCCGGGAGCCCTTCGCCGTCATTCAGCTGCGCCAGGATGATCGTCATGCCAGCCTCTACAACATCGTCGGCTTTCAGACCAAGCTGACCTATCCCGAACAGCGCCGTATCTTCCGCACCATCCCCGGCCTGGAGCAGGCCCGCTTCGCCCGTCTGGGCAGTGTCCACCGCAACACCTTCATCAACGCACCGACCTGCCTCACCCGCACCCTGCAGCTTCGCCAGGAGCCGAGGATCTTCTTCGCCGGGCAGATCACCGGGGTAGAGGGCTATGTCGAATCGGCCGCCATGGGCTTTCTCGCCGGCCTCTTCGCACCACGCTGGACACAGGGCGCCCCTCTGCCCTTACCGCCGCCGACCACGGGACTGGGTGCTCTCCTCTCCCATCTGGCCGACTCCAACCCCGAAGACTTCCAGCCGATGAATGTCAACTACGGTCTTTTTCCACCCCTGGAGGGCCGCAAGATGAAGCGCGCCGACCGCCGCCTGGCCATGGCCGACCGAGCGCTGAGGGACCTGGATGGGTGGTGGACAAGTACTTTGCCGACAGGCCGGGAAAATTCGTCTGCCCCAAAAGCCGAACATGGTGATAAGCCCCACTTGTCGGGCATATAA